CGGTTGCTGACGCACCACAATGCACTGCGCCGTGGATTGGACCAGGAAGAGGTCGCACATGATGCGATCATGGACGAATTGAAGGAGGTGGCCGGCCGCATTCTTCCGTTCCGCGAGACCGTCTGGCGGCTGCTTGATACGAAGCGCCGTGCCGGCAAGCGCATCCTGTTCGAGGGCGCGCAGGGAACATTGCTCGATATAGATCATGGAACCTATCCGTTCGTGACCTCGTCCAACACGGTAGCCGGGCAGGCGGCAGCCGGTTCCGGCATGGGGCCGGGATCGGTCGGATATGTCCTCGGCATCACCAAGGCCTACACGACGCGTGTCGGCGAGGGGCCGTTCCCGACCGAGCAGGATAATGATGTCGGCCAGTTCCTCGGCGAACGGGGTAAAGAATTCGGAACGGTAACGGGGCGCAAGCGCCGATGCGGCTGGTTTGATGCCGTTCTGGTGCGCCAGGCGGTGGCGACCAACGGCATTACCGGTATCGCGCTGACCAAGCTGGATGTTCTCGACGGCCTTGACGAGTTGAAAATCTGCGTAGGCTACAAGCTTGATGGCCAGGAGGTAGATTTCCTGCCGGCCAGCCAGGGGCAGCAGGCGCGTGTCGAGCCGATCTACGAGACGCTGGAGGGGTGGAAGGGCTCGACCGTTGGCGCACGAAGCTGGAACGACCTGCCAGCGCAGGCGGTCAAATATGTCCGTCATATCGAGGAACTTATCGGCGCTCCGGTCGCGCTCCTGTCGACAAGTCCAGAACGCGATGACACAATCCTTGTGACCGACCCGTTTGAAGATTAGGGTTGTGACCGCAGGGACTTATATTTACAGAGCAGTTGTATGGTGGATTTTGTAGCAGTTATTGAAAAGGCTGTTAGCGGGCTGAACGACAACACGCCGGAGATGCGTGAAAAGGTCTATGAAAAAGCCCGTGGAGCAATCCGCCGTCAGTTGGAGAACCTGAACCCGCCGGTTACCGACGCCGTGCGGGAGAAGCAGCTCGCCAAGCTTGAAGAAGCCATTCAGGAAATCGAGGACCGCAATACGGAGGCGTTCTCCGATTTCGACGAGGATGCCTTTGCCGATATCCTGACCGACGCGCAGATTGATGCCGATGATATCGGCGATGAAGAAGACATTATCCCGCGAGAGCCCACCCGCAGCCGTCCTGCGCGCTCCGCCCGTCCGACAATCGAAGATGAATTCGACGATGAGGACGACGAAGACGACTACGATGATGTTTCACTTGATGATTCGGTTCGACCCGAAGCGCGGCGTCTGGGAGACAGCAACAGCGCCGACTATCTCCAGCCGCGTCGAAGCGGCGGCTTCGGCACAATCATTGCCGTTGCCGCGGCGATTGTTGTCATTCTGGTGGTTGCTATCGGACTCTGGACATTCCGTGGCACGCTTTCGGCAATGGTGTTCGGGTCGGGAAGTGATGTCGAAACAGCGGACAGCCAGCCTGCGTCCTCGGACGGTCAGCAGGCTGCATCAGGCAATGAGGCGAACTCGGGTGAGGGGCAACCTGCCGGAACCTCTGGCCCAGACAAATTCACGCAGCGTTTGATGCCTGACGGATCAGAAGTCGACGAGGGGCCGGGCACCAGTCCGGACCTGGAGGTGGATGCGGAAGGTCGATCTGTCGCCGCGCTCGATCTGTCGCAGCCCGACGCGGCCAGCACGGATGGCCAGCCGGCAGCGGGTACGGATACTGCTGAACAACCCGATGGGGCGGCCACTGCGGCACCGCCTCAGGTCGGGCAGAAGATGTTTCTTTACGAAGAGCGTCTCGGGCAGCAAGCGCCGACCGCAGAAGAGGGCAGTGTCGTCTGGTCCATCGTTCGCGAATCCCCGGGAGACAATCTTCCTCCCGAGCCGGCCATCGAGGCGCAGATCAATGTGCCTGGCAAAGGCCTGAGTGCGATATTGACCATCAAGCGCAATGCCGACCAGTCATTGCCGGCCAGTCATCTCATTGAAATCGTCTTTGCCGTGACCGAAGAGTTTGACGGCAACGGCATTGGCTCCATCCAGAATTTTGCGCTGAAACAGACCGAACAGGACACAGGTGATTCGCTGATCGCCGTACCTGCGAAGATCACCGACAGCTTTTTCATGATTGCTCTGAACGATTATGTCGAGGCGGTTCAGCTCAATCTGCGGCTGCTTCGCGAAAGAAACTGGATCGACCTTCCCGTCAGCTACGGCAACGGTCGTAGAGCTCTCTTGACCCTTGAAAAAGGATCAACGGGAGCCGAAGTCTTTGATCAGGTGATCCGCGCATGGGAGGCGCGCACCGCCGGCGGTACTCAGTAACGCCGGCGACGGCAGGACGCATTGAACTTTATTGAGATACGGCCTGGAGGCTGTTTGCCCGTTCAAGGGCAGCCTTGCGAACTGCGCCCTGTACCTTTTCGAAGGCCCGGACCTCGATCTGCCGGACGCGCTCCCGGCTGATATCGAACTCGCCTGACAGCTCTTCGAGCGTCATCGGGTTTTCCGAAAGCCGGCGGGCCTGGAAAATACGCTTCTCGCGGTCGTTCAGGACATCCATTGCCGAGGCCAGCATGGCACGGCGGTTTTCCAGCTCATCCTGCTGTATCAGCAGGGTTTCCTGGTCCTCGCTCTCGTCGACCAACCAATCCTGCCACTGACCCGATTCACCTTCGGAGGCTTTGATCGGCGCATTCAGCGAGGCATCGCCCGACAGGCGGCGATTCATCGACACGACCTCGTCTTCGCTGACGTTGAGCTTGGTGGCGATCTCTGTGACCTGATCGGGTTTAAGGTCACCTTCCTCGAGCGCCTGGATCTTGCCCTTCAGCTTGCGCAGGTTGAAGAACAGGCGCTTCTGATTCGCCGTGGTGCCCATTTTAACGAGCGACCAGGAACGCAGGATATATTCCTGTATCGAGGCCTTGATCCACCACATTGCATAGGTGGCGAGCCGGAAACCGCGCTCGGGGTCAAACTTTTTCACCGCCTGCATCAGGCCGACATTGCCTTCGGAAATGACTTCGCCGATGGGAAGGCCATAGCCGCGATAGCCCATGGCAATCTTGGCGACCAGACGCAGATGGCTGGTCACCAGTTCGTGCGCGGCTTCTGTGTCGGAATGCTCGTGGTAACGTTTGGCCAGCATATATTCCTGCTGGGGTTCCAGCATCGGAAAGCGGCGGATTTCTTCCAGATAACGGTTCAGGCCACCTTCGCCGGCAGCCACCGATGGTAAGGTGTTTCGGGCCATTACAGCACCCCTCTTTCTTTGTTTGAGGCTCCCTCTTCGAGGCAAGCCCGCCGTGCCCTTTATTAGCCAGGCACATTCAGCTTTGAGATAGTTACGAAAAGCGGCGAGATCAAGCCAACGCCACGCAAATCGATTTATGCCATTGATTCCAAGCAGGTTTTAGACTTTAAGGCACGATTTTTCGCGACAAATCCGCACGGACGTCGCTGATCGCCCAAGTCTATGAAAACGCTGAGATTACTTCGCTTATGTCGGTCGGTACCGGTGCTTCGAAGCGCATTGTGTGCGCATCGCGTGGATGGGAAAACTGCAGCAGATATGCATGCAAGGCCTGGCGGTTCAGCTTGGCGACCGCTGCAGCAATATCGGCCGGCAACGTGTTGATCTTGGTGCGAAAGGCCGTTCCGTATTCGGGATCGCCGATGAGCGGGTTGCCGAGATGTTCCAGATGGACCCGGATCTGGTGGGTCCGTCCGGTTTCCAGCCGGCAGTCCACCAGCGCGGCTACTGGCTGTTCGGCTTCCCTCGCGCCAAAACGTTGCCTGACCTCGTAATGGGTTACGGCGTGGCGGGTATCGGGTCCTACGGACCGATGGACGGAACGCTTGGTCCGGTGGGAGGGCGAGCGGCCGATGGGGGCATCAATTGTACCCTTGAGCGGCGAGGGACAACCCCAGACAAGGGCGAGATAGGCGCGCCGCAGAGGACCGGATCTGCCATGGTCCGCAAACTGCTCGGCGAGGCGGTTGTGGGCAAAATCGTTCTTGGCGACAACCATGACGCCGCTGGTGTTCTTGTCGAGGCGGTGAACGATGCCGGGCCGCTTGACGCCGCCGATTCCCGACAGGCTGTCTCCGCAATGGTGAAGCAATGCATTGACCAGCGTTCCGGTATGATTGCCGGCGCCTGGATGAACGACCATGCCGGCGGCCTTTGATATGACAATGAGGTCGTCATCTTCGTAGAGGATGTCCAGCGGGAGCGCTTCACCTGTTGGCTTTGCCTCCTTCGCTTCCGGCATGTCGAGCTCAATCAGATCGCCGGGCGCGACAGCGCGCCGCGGCTCGTTCACCACGGCGCCGTTCACACGGACGGAACCGTCGCGTATCAAAGCCTGCAGGCGGTTGCGCGACAGTTTGCCCGAAAGTGCGGCTGTCAGCCAGGCATCGAGCCGGCCGGTGGCGGAGGAGTCCGCCGTCAGCACTTTCTTCTCGGCCTCTGCTTGGGTAAAGGGATCAGTCATGGAACTGCAATCTGCGAAACAGGGGTCCTGATGAACAAGGTGGAACTCGAACCGGAAGAGGAAAAGCCGCTTGATCCGGAAATGGAAAAAGTGCGGAAAAAAATGGTTCGGCTGCTGGTCGTTTCCATCGGCATCATGATTTTGGGAGTTATGGCGGTCCTTGCGGGCGTTGTCTACAAGGTCATGCAGCCCGGTGAAGAAACCGCTATTGCTGCGGGGCAGGGCCTTGCCGTGCCGTCAGGAGAACCCATACAGCATAGCATGTCGCTGCCGCAGGGCTTTGTTGTCGACGATGTTGCCCTCGATGGATCGCGCATCCTGTTTTATGGAAGAATGGTCGACGGCTCGCAAAAGGTCGTGATCCTCGACATCGAAACGGGCCGCATGGCTGCGGAAATCACATTGAAATGACAGGGCAGTCACGCCGGATCGTCCGCATAACCGATCCCGACGACGAGCGTGTGGCGGAATTCAGACATATTCGCGAGCGCGATCTTGTCCGGCGCGACGGCCGCTTTATCGCGGAGGGCACGGTCGTTCTTCGCATGCTTGCGCAGTCCGACCGGTTCTTGGCGGAAAAGATCCTTCTCCTGGAGGGTCGAGTGGAGGGCGTTGCCGATGTAATCGAGGCGTTCGATCCGGAAATACCGGTGCTGGTGTGCAATCGCGAAACAATCGATGCCATTGCAGGCTTTCCGATGCATCGCGGTGTCCTTGCGGTCGGTAAGGCACGGCGAAACGAGCCGTTTGGCGAGGCGATTGCCGGACTGCCACCCCATGCACTTGTCCTGGTATGTCATGCGATTTCCAATCACGACAATCTGGGCGGGCTGTTCCGCAATGCCGCCGCTTTCGGCGTTGATCTCGTTTGCCTTGATGCGGAATGCTGCGATCCGCTTTACCGCAAATCCATCCGGGTTTCCGTCGGTTCAGCCTTGACGGTGCCCTTTGCCCGGGGAGGCGGCGTTGATGACATTGCCGCGCAGTTGTCGGATGCAGGTTTCGGGTTGATCGCGCTTTCACCTGATGGCGAACGCCCCATCGGGGAAGTGGATACGGGGCCGCGCACCGCACTGCTGGTGGGAACTGAAGGGCAGGGGTTGCCGTACAACCTGCTTGAAAAGCTTGGCAGGGTGCGGATCCCGCAGGCAAAGGATTTGGACAGCCTCAATGTCGCGACGGCGGCGGGTATCGCCCTTTATTGCGTGGCAACGGGTCAGAAACGTTTCACCTAGGAAATTGTACGGTGCGGCGGTTCAGCCTTCCAATTCCGACTTTGCCCGGCTGGCCAGGCTGACCCGTTTTGCACCCGGATGATCCGAGGTTCCCGCATCTGAAATAATTTCGTGGATCGGTGACGCTTCACCCTCACGCTGCCCCGACAGGCCGACAACGGCTGCGGCAATTGCTGCGATCTCTTCGCGCATTCCCGTATCGTCATCCGTGTTCGGCGTGTTCTTCAGCTTGTCCACCAGGGCCGTGTGGCGCTCACGAAGGTCTTCCATCCGTCCTTTTACGGTACCGTTGATGTCCCTTTTCTCCTCTTGCGTGTCTTCGGCAGTCAAGCTTTCGGCTTGCACAAGTCCATTCGCGCCGTTGGCGATCTGCTGCTGCTGCTCCGGTCGTGATTGTTCCGTGTCGTCAGGTCCGGATTGTGTGATGTGCTCGCTCGGCGCAGTTTGTGCATCCTCGCGTTTGCTGGCTGCGGTGGCAAGGTCCTGCTCGCCCGAATTGTCAGGCGCGGACCGACCGAGGGTCCTTTCCCGTTCATTTTCAAGACGTTTTTGCAGATCATCGGCTGCAGACTGTGAGGCTTTCAGGTCCTTTTTAAGCTGCCGGTTGCCGGCTTTCAGCACGATGATCTGCTCGCGTCCCCCGCGTTCCGTCATCCTGCTCTTTTCCAGTGCTGCCTTTGTGTTTTCGACGCGTCCGTTCAGCGCCTCGATGTCGCGTTGCGCCTTTTGCAGATCAACAAGACCCAGCCTGTGGGCCTCGCTTGTTTCTTCGACCCTTTTGTGCAGCTCATCGATCTGAGCATTTGCCTCGCCGAGCTGACGTATACGCTCATCGAGCACGGACTGCCGCGCTGCCAGATCAATGCGCGTTTCCTTGTGGCCCGCCTTCTCATTGCTCAAATCAGCCTCAAGCGCCTCGCGGCGTTTATGGGTCGTTTCGAGTTCGGAGGTGCGCTTTTCGCCTTCAAGCTGCAGGGCTTTTATCTGTTTTTCCAGCGCCGCGGCGGTCTTGGCATTTTCGCGTCGCGTCTTGTCGTGTTGTGCAACGCTGTCCTTGAAGGCCGCGTGTGCCGTTTTCAGCTCGATGCCTGTTTGTTTGTGACCATCCTTCTCGGCGTTCAACTTGTCTTCAAGCGCACTGTATCTTTCAGCCTCGCGCGTCAATTGGGATGTCAGCTTCTCGCCTTGCTTGACCAGTCTGTCGATCTGGCTGTTCAGCTCGTTTGCCTGTTGTTTCATGGCGCCATCGAGCTGGGCAAGCTGGCTGTCGCGGTCCGCAACGCCGGACTGCGCGGCGGCCAGTTCAATCCTGGTTGCCTCGTGTTCCTGTTTTTCCTTCTGCAACATATTGTCCTGATCAACCGCTGCTTCCGCCGCCGCCTTCAGGCTGTCTTCCAGTGTTTTGATTTCGGTGCCCAACTGGCTTTTTTGAAGTTCAAGCAGCTCAAACGTGTCCTTCAACTGAGCTTCAGTGTCGGCATGGGACGACTGCGCGGCTGCCAGCTCAATCCGCGTCTGGTTGTGGGCTTCCTGTTCGTGCTGCATGGTCTGCTCAAGCGTTTGCGCGGCGTCGGCGACAGTCGCGATATCATTGAGCAGTTGATCGCGCTCCATTGAAACCGTATCGAGTTGGGTTCGCAGATTGACCATTTCGGTATGGCTTGCCGCAAGATCGATCTTCGTGCTCTCGACTTCCGTGGACACGGTGATCAGATCGTTGTGCAGCCGTGCGATTTCCGCAGTGTCCAACTTCTTCATGCGCTCGAATTCGCGCATGGTTTCCGACAGCTTGTCGATCAATTGCTGCTTCTTGCGCCCGTCCGAGCGCAGTTCGCCGCCTTCGGTGACCAACTCCTCGATGTGCTGATCCGCCAGCTTTTTGTCGCCTGCAAGTGCGGCGAGATCCGATTGAAGCTTTTCAGCACGCATTTTGGCGAGTGCGACCTCTTCGCGCTCTGATTTCAGTTCGGTTGTCAGCTTTGCGGATTCGGAGGCAAAAGCAGCGCGCAACTGATCCGTCTTTCCCCTGATTTCCGACAGGCTCAGCGGTACCGTCGCCTCGATACGCTTTTCTGTCAGCTTGACGATGCGGCCGTAGATGGCCGGGGTAATCAGCATTGCGAGGATCGCTGCTGCAAGAAAACCCAAGGCAAATATGAGGAGAAACTCAATCACGCGGCACACCCGCTGATTTGCTTGCCTCGCGCATCGTTGGCCTTGTCGATAGGGCTGGTGTTCGGCTCATCACTTGTACTTGTCCGTTCCCGCGGGAAGACCGGGGCCATAGTCGGCACCCGTTTTCGCGGCAACTGCAACACAAAGGATGTGTCGTATAGTCCATCGATTGCCGCGCCCACCTGCATAAAGCATGCTAGCAGATACGGGTAAAGGGTTCCCGGTTACTTCTGGTTAACCAGCGTGTCTTTTCGGGCACAGCCGCTACGGCCTCCGCGATCGGTCAGAACGGGTTCCAGGTCGGGCGGCGCGTCAACTTCAGGTAGCCGATATTGATGCCGATCCGGGCACCGACGCCGGTACGAATGGGCACAATGACCACATGCGCGCCCTGCAGCACGGTCATGCCCGCGCCGGCGACGGCATAGGCCTGGCCGCTAACGCCTGCGAAACGGCCGTAGATGTCATCGACGCTTCCGAGCTCGTAAACCAGCATCATCACCCGGCTGCCCTGGCCGCCATAGTCAAAGCCCAGGGACGGGCCTTGCCAGAAGACCGGATGTTCACCGGCATTCTTGGTGTAGAGCTGGCCTTCGCCATAGGTCAAACCTCCGACAAGGGCTCCAGATGCCTCTTCACCCAGAACATATCCATTTGGCAGACCGTATTGCTGAAAGGCGTTTTCAACCACGCGGGCAAAACCGTCTGTTGCGGAGCCAAAATAGTTGTGCCCGGCGTCAACCATCTCCTGCATCGTGTAATGCTGTGAGCCGTCCGGTTGGGCCTGCTGAGCCAATGCTGTGGAAAGGCCTGCCGCCGCCAGCGCTGACGCAATTGTCATATGCAGCAACAAGGCAGCGATTGCGCGATGCACGCGGTTCATCTTATATCTCCGAATCGGAATTAACCTGGCACTCATAATGCCTCAGTATCATCGCCG
This portion of the Hoeflea prorocentri genome encodes:
- a CDS encoding adenylosuccinate synthase, producing MTNVVVVGSQWGDEGKGKIVDWLSERADVVVRFQGGHNAGHTLVIDGVSYKLSLLPSGVVREGKLAVIGNGVVIDPHALVAEIDRLGEQGVPISPDNLRIADNATLILSLHRELDGIREDAASNSGTKIGTTRRGIGPAYEDKVGRRAVRVMDLANMETLPAKVDRLLTHHNALRRGLDQEEVAHDAIMDELKEVAGRILPFRETVWRLLDTKRRAGKRILFEGAQGTLLDIDHGTYPFVTSSNTVAGQAAAGSGMGPGSVGYVLGITKAYTTRVGEGPFPTEQDNDVGQFLGERGKEFGTVTGRKRRCGWFDAVLVRQAVATNGITGIALTKLDVLDGLDELKICVGYKLDGQEVDFLPASQGQQARVEPIYETLEGWKGSTVGARSWNDLPAQAVKYVRHIEELIGAPVALLSTSPERDDTILVTDPFED
- the rpoH gene encoding RNA polymerase sigma factor RpoH, whose translation is MARNTLPSVAAGEGGLNRYLEEIRRFPMLEPQQEYMLAKRYHEHSDTEAAHELVTSHLRLVAKIAMGYRGYGLPIGEVISEGNVGLMQAVKKFDPERGFRLATYAMWWIKASIQEYILRSWSLVKMGTTANQKRLFFNLRKLKGKIQALEEGDLKPDQVTEIATKLNVSEDEVVSMNRRLSGDASLNAPIKASEGESGQWQDWLVDESEDQETLLIQQDELENRRAMLASAMDVLNDREKRIFQARRLSENPMTLEELSGEFDISRERVRQIEVRAFEKVQGAVRKAALERANSLQAVSQ
- a CDS encoding RluA family pseudouridine synthase — translated: MTDPFTQAEAEKKVLTADSSATGRLDAWLTAALSGKLSRNRLQALIRDGSVRVNGAVVNEPRRAVAPGDLIELDMPEAKEAKPTGEALPLDILYEDDDLIVISKAAGMVVHPGAGNHTGTLVNALLHHCGDSLSGIGGVKRPGIVHRLDKNTSGVMVVAKNDFAHNRLAEQFADHGRSGPLRRAYLALVWGCPSPLKGTIDAPIGRSPSHRTKRSVHRSVGPDTRHAVTHYEVRQRFGAREAEQPVAALVDCRLETGRTHQIRVHLEHLGNPLIGDPEYGTAFRTKINTLPADIAAAVAKLNRQALHAYLLQFSHPRDAHTMRFEAPVPTDISEVISAFS
- a CDS encoding TrmH family RNA methyltransferase, whose amino-acid sequence is MTGQSRRIVRITDPDDERVAEFRHIRERDLVRRDGRFIAEGTVVLRMLAQSDRFLAEKILLLEGRVEGVADVIEAFDPEIPVLVCNRETIDAIAGFPMHRGVLAVGKARRNEPFGEAIAGLPPHALVLVCHAISNHDNLGGLFRNAAAFGVDLVCLDAECCDPLYRKSIRVSVGSALTVPFARGGGVDDIAAQLSDAGFGLIALSPDGERPIGEVDTGPRTALLVGTEGQGLPYNLLEKLGRVRIPQAKDLDSLNVATAAGIALYCVATGQKRFT
- a CDS encoding DUF1134 domain-containing protein, with the protein product MNRVHRAIAALLLHMTIASALAAAGLSTALAQQAQPDGSQHYTMQEMVDAGHNYFGSATDGFARVVENAFQQYGLPNGYVLGEEASGALVGGLTYGEGQLYTKNAGEHPVFWQGPSLGFDYGGQGSRVMMLVYELGSVDDIYGRFAGVSGQAYAVAGAGMTVLQGAHVVIVPIRTGVGARIGINIGYLKLTRRPTWNPF